ATGCTCGCCACCGGGGGTTCCGCCGTTGCCGCGATCGACCTGGTCAAGAAAAAGGGGGGAACGAAGATATCCCTTCTCAGCCTTATCGCGGCGCCCGAGGGCGTCGCAAAGGTTCACGACAGGCACCCCGATGTGGTAATATTCGCCGCTGCCCTTGACAGCCATCTCGATGATCATGGCTATATCGTTCCGGGCCTGGGTGATGCGGGCGACCGCCTTTTCGGGACCCGGTAGCCCACCCCATACAGGGTAGGGAGGAAATCTCGATTGTGGGAAAAACCGTTCTTTTTCCTGGTCTTTCTGATCTGGTCCCTGGCGGCGACACCCCTTTCGATCTTCTTGTCGCGGCAGTACAGGATCGTCGATGAGCCGGGCGGAAGGAAAAGGCACCCCGCGACCACGCCAAGAGGCGCCGGGGTAGTCATTTGGGTGGGTTACCTGTTTTTTGCCATCCTACTTTCCGACCCTGGCGGCGATGTCGGGCTTATCGCCACCGGCGCGACAGCGGTGTTCCTTTTCGGTTACATGGATGATATGCACCCCCTCCCCCCATCGTGGAAGCTGGCGGTCCACCTCGCGGCGGCGGTGGCGGTAGCTTGGGGCATTCCCGTCCAGCCCGCCGTGAAGGCAGCCCTCGTACTCTGGATAAGCGGAACTACCAGCGCCTATAACCTGGTGGACGGCATCAACGGCCTTTCCCTCGCGGTTTTTTCGCTGACGGCTTTGACGGGTCTCTATCTCACCGGGGAGTTGTGGTGGTCCGTCGCACTTGGACTTTCCCTGGGCGTCTTGCCCTGGAATTATCCCTTCGCCAAGACCTTCCTGGGGGATGGAGGAAGCACCTTGCTTGGTTTCCTCTGCGTCTCCCAGTTCTCGAGGGGTCTTCCCCTCCTTCTCGAAGGGAAGGGGATCTTACCTTGGCTTTTGGCCATGCTCCTGGTCGGGGGAATGCCGGTGGCGGATACGCTTTTCTCCCTGGTCCGAAGGGCGATAAGGGGGACATCACCTTTCCAGCCGGAC
This is a stretch of genomic DNA from Thermovirga sp.. It encodes these proteins:
- a CDS encoding undecaprenyl/decaprenyl-phosphate alpha-N-acetylglucosaminyl 1-phosphate transferase, translating into MWEKPFFFLVFLIWSLAATPLSIFLSRQYRIVDEPGGRKRHPATTPRGAGVVIWVGYLFFAILLSDPGGDVGLIATGATAVFLFGYMDDMHPLPPSWKLAVHLAAAVAVAWGIPVQPAVKAALVLWISGTTSAYNLVDGINGLSLAVFSLTALTGLYLTGELWWSVALGLSLGVLPWNYPFAKTFLGDGGSTLLGFLCVSQFSRGLPLLLEGKGILPWLLAMLLVGGMPVADTLFSLVRRAIRGTSPFQPDRGHFHHLLVDKGLSLSAVLVILVSLHALSLWMAVILLGRRMT
- the upp gene encoding uracil phosphoribosyltransferase produces the protein MLATGGSAVAAIDLVKKKGGTKISLLSLIAAPEGVAKVHDRHPDVVIFAAALDSHLDDHGYIVPGLGDAGDRLFGTR